Proteins encoded within one genomic window of Nonomuraea gerenzanensis:
- a CDS encoding ABC transporter ATP-binding protein yields MNPSIRWLAGAVGAHRRAFVSTLFSNLLGQLATLGSSVTGAWLVGRVISGQSAPLDLAGAVLGGLVAVVTIAAWWESYVAHDLAYLVLARLRGQVYDAIARTAPARLLGRRSGDLSAAALSDIETLEWLFAHTLAQLITAGTVLIAGSVAAAMIDPLLLTVSLPLAACVVAVPLWFRNASRRQGDELRAATAELTSDVIDTVQGMPELTAFRALERRRDLLARRTRRLARAHAANAARGGLEAALTDLLLAVAAAGTLLLVATAIRSPADAPVAMVLAAGALGPAARVALLLKEYGTLRAAADRVHTLVTAPANVAPPREPLQVADRPDVVFEDVHFRYTPGGPDVLRGVSFRIPYGKTVALVGASGTGKSTCVSLLLRYWDPDEGRILVGGVPLPRIAAPHRHVTVVPQDVRLFAGTIEENVRLGAPDADATAALRTAQLILDPELPVGERGATLSGGQRARVAVARALATNAPALVLDEAVANLDPDNEARLIESLRQAAAGRATLVIAHRLSTIRQADHIVLLEEGRVAAEGSYDELSKRLSHLFAHRP; encoded by the coding sequence ATGAACCCGTCCATCCGCTGGCTCGCCGGCGCCGTCGGCGCGCACCGCCGCGCCTTCGTCTCCACCCTCTTCTCCAACCTGCTCGGGCAACTCGCGACACTCGGTTCGAGCGTGACCGGAGCCTGGCTGGTCGGCCGGGTGATCAGCGGGCAGAGCGCGCCACTCGACCTGGCCGGCGCCGTCCTCGGCGGGCTGGTCGCCGTCGTCACGATCGCCGCCTGGTGGGAGAGCTACGTCGCGCACGACCTGGCCTACCTGGTGCTGGCCAGGCTCAGAGGCCAGGTGTACGACGCGATCGCCAGGACCGCCCCGGCCCGCCTGCTCGGCCGTCGCAGCGGTGACCTGTCGGCGGCCGCGCTGTCGGACATCGAAACCCTGGAATGGCTGTTCGCGCACACCCTGGCGCAGCTCATCACGGCCGGCACGGTGCTGATCGCCGGCAGCGTGGCCGCGGCGATGATCGATCCGCTGCTGCTGACGGTGTCGCTGCCGCTGGCCGCGTGCGTGGTGGCCGTGCCGCTGTGGTTCCGCAATGCCTCGCGCCGGCAAGGCGACGAGCTGCGCGCTGCCACCGCCGAGCTGACCTCCGACGTCATCGACACCGTCCAGGGCATGCCCGAGCTCACCGCCTTCCGCGCGCTGGAACGCCGCAGGGACCTGCTCGCGCGCAGGACCCGCCGGCTGGCCCGCGCCCACGCGGCCAACGCGGCGCGCGGTGGGCTGGAGGCGGCCCTCACCGACCTGCTGCTCGCCGTCGCGGCGGCCGGGACGCTGCTCCTGGTCGCCACGGCGATCCGGAGCCCGGCCGACGCCCCGGTGGCCATGGTGCTGGCCGCCGGCGCGCTGGGCCCCGCAGCGCGGGTGGCGCTGCTGCTCAAGGAGTACGGCACGCTGCGCGCGGCGGCCGACCGCGTGCACACGCTCGTCACCGCGCCCGCCAACGTGGCCCCGCCGCGCGAGCCCCTCCAGGTCGCCGACCGGCCGGACGTGGTCTTCGAGGACGTGCATTTCCGCTACACGCCCGGCGGGCCCGACGTGCTGCGCGGCGTGTCCTTCCGCATCCCGTACGGCAAGACGGTCGCCCTGGTCGGGGCCTCGGGGACGGGCAAGTCCACCTGCGTGTCGCTCCTGCTGCGCTACTGGGACCCGGACGAAGGTCGCATCCTGGTCGGCGGCGTGCCGCTGCCGCGCATCGCCGCACCGCACCGGCACGTCACGGTCGTGCCGCAGGACGTGCGCCTGTTCGCCGGCACCATCGAGGAGAACGTCCGGCTCGGCGCCCCCGACGCCGACGCGACCGCTGCCCTGCGCACCGCCCAGCTCATCCTCGACCCCGAACTGCCGGTCGGCGAGCGGGGCGCCACCCTGTCCGGCGGCCAGCGCGCCCGGGTGGCCGTTGCCCGGGCGCTCGCCACGAACGCGCCGGCGCTCGTGCTGGACGAGGCGGTGGCCAACCTCGACCCCGACAACGAGGCCCGCCTCATCGAGTCGCTCCGGCAAGCCGCAGCCGGACGGGCCACGCTCGTCATCGCCCACCGCCTGTCCACCATCCGCCAGGCGGACCACATCGTGCTGCTGGAAGAGGGACGCGTCGCCGCCGAAGGCTCCTACGACGAGCTCTCCAAGCGTCTGTCCCACCTGTTCGCGCACCGCCCGTGA
- a CDS encoding ABC transporter ATP-binding protein/permease, producing the protein MIVHRRLLHLAGSVGGPIAACVGLGLAVSAAYVAQAVLLAAALAALVRGDAMTAIRLLAWALAVIAARAALLWAREAVTVWAGGLIKARLRDRLIVHLSRLGPAHLTGTRTGNLQTTVVEGVEGLDPYFSRYLPQVVVTFCVPVALVGWLFTVNAPAAAVLAAAVAGVLIIPRFWDATLLRRGRGRWAAFGALASDYLEATQGMATLRAFGAAGTLGARLAGRAHDLYLTTMRQLRISLVETGINTFFLQAGSAAAILAATTAGSAWEMFAVLLIAVECFRPVKGLSDAWHAGYLGITAVDGIEALLAASPAVEDRGTRRDFPDAPAITFEHVTFTYPGARRPAVRDVSFTVEPGRTVALTGPSGAGKSTLAALLQRHHDPDQGRITIGGIDVRDLTLDALRGGVAVVAQDTYLFHGTVAENLRLARPDADDEDLVAAARLAVAHDFIAALPDGYDTPLGERGATLSGGQRQRLAIARALLADAPVLVLDEATSHVDARTEQALREVRRGRTCLMIAHRPDTVRQADHVVTLDNGTLLESVA; encoded by the coding sequence GTGATCGTTCATCGCCGGCTGCTGCACCTGGCCGGCAGCGTGGGCGGGCCCATCGCGGCCTGCGTGGGGCTGGGCCTGGCCGTCAGCGCCGCGTACGTCGCCCAGGCCGTCCTGCTCGCCGCGGCCTTGGCGGCCCTGGTGCGCGGGGACGCCATGACCGCGATTCGCCTGCTGGCCTGGGCCCTGGCCGTGATCGCGGCCAGGGCGGCGCTTCTGTGGGCCAGGGAGGCCGTGACCGTGTGGGCGGGCGGGCTGATCAAGGCCAGGCTGCGTGACCGGCTGATCGTCCACCTGAGCCGGCTCGGGCCCGCTCACCTGACCGGCACGCGCACCGGGAACCTGCAGACCACCGTGGTCGAGGGCGTGGAGGGGCTCGACCCCTACTTCAGCCGCTACCTGCCGCAGGTCGTCGTCACCTTCTGCGTGCCGGTGGCGCTGGTCGGCTGGCTGTTCACGGTCAACGCGCCGGCGGCGGCAGTGCTGGCCGCGGCGGTGGCCGGGGTCCTGATCATTCCCCGGTTCTGGGACGCGACCCTGCTGCGGCGAGGACGCGGCCGGTGGGCCGCGTTCGGCGCGCTCGCCTCCGACTACCTGGAGGCGACGCAGGGCATGGCGACGCTACGCGCGTTCGGGGCCGCCGGCACGCTGGGCGCACGGCTGGCCGGACGAGCCCACGACCTCTACCTGACGACGATGCGCCAGCTCAGGATCTCGCTGGTGGAGACCGGGATCAACACGTTCTTCTTGCAGGCGGGCTCGGCCGCGGCCATCCTCGCCGCCACGACCGCGGGCAGCGCGTGGGAGATGTTCGCGGTCCTGCTGATCGCCGTGGAGTGCTTCCGCCCGGTGAAGGGTCTCTCCGACGCCTGGCACGCCGGATATCTCGGGATCACGGCCGTTGACGGCATCGAGGCCCTGCTGGCGGCGTCCCCGGCCGTCGAGGACCGGGGAACGCGGCGCGACTTCCCCGACGCGCCCGCCATCACGTTCGAGCACGTCACCTTCACCTACCCGGGCGCCCGGCGGCCCGCCGTCCGCGACGTCTCCTTCACCGTCGAGCCGGGCCGCACCGTCGCCCTGACCGGCCCGTCCGGCGCGGGCAAGAGCACCCTCGCGGCCCTTCTGCAACGCCACCACGACCCCGACCAGGGGAGGATCACCATCGGCGGGATCGACGTGCGCGACCTCACGCTCGACGCGCTGCGCGGCGGGGTCGCCGTCGTGGCGCAGGACACCTACCTCTTCCATGGCACGGTCGCCGAGAACCTGCGCCTGGCCAGACCGGACGCGGACGACGAGGACCTGGTCGCCGCCGCCCGGCTGGCCGTCGCCCACGACTTCATCGCCGCGCTGCCCGACGGCTACGACACACCGCTCGGGGAGCGCGGGGCGACACTGTCGGGCGGGCAGCGGCAGCGCCTGGCCATCGCTCGGGCGCTGCTGGCCGACGCCCCCGTCCTGGTGCTCGACGAGGCCACCTCACATGTGGACGCCCGCACCGAGCAGGCCCTGCGCGAGGTGCGGCGCGGACGTACCTGCCTGATGATCGCCCACCGGCCCGACACCGTCCGCCAGGCCGACCATGTGGTGACCCTGGACAACGGCACCCTTCTGGAGAGCGTGGCATGA
- a CDS encoding sensor histidine kinase codes for MKHHIVRAVRAGIYQLLGAALLTPVAVLLGLPILTEWTPERVLVLWAACLPASVLLALTPLMRRLEAAALSELLDVEVPKQADRLYLVVLTSLHLYVGGTLGAGMLALTPGLVALPEQARAGLGEPAEVLLIAVTVLSVMVAAGLGQRWAARRLLRTEPSRVIDELGRRQSLALELHDSVGHALSVVLVQAMAAQAALQRTRPALAVQSLEHLTATARHAQQDLDVLLSVLDDGGTTETPTLEALHTLTRGLDVHMNAVEHLDKIPAATSRTAFALVREALTNALRHGRGPVTLDVAVGTGLVLTVDNAVAGSPGGQGRGLTGMRMRARLAGGTCTWEEADGTWRVQARLPL; via the coding sequence GTGAAGCACCACATTGTTCGAGCCGTGCGGGCCGGGATCTACCAGCTGCTGGGCGCCGCGCTGCTGACCCCGGTCGCCGTGCTGCTCGGCCTGCCCATCCTGACCGAGTGGACGCCGGAGCGCGTGCTGGTGTTATGGGCGGCCTGCCTGCCGGCCTCCGTGCTGCTCGCCCTGACGCCGCTGATGCGGCGGCTGGAGGCGGCCGCGTTGTCGGAGCTGCTCGACGTTGAGGTGCCCAAGCAGGCGGACCGCCTCTACCTGGTGGTGCTGACCAGCCTGCACCTGTACGTCGGTGGCACGCTCGGCGCGGGCATGTTGGCGCTGACGCCCGGCCTGGTGGCGCTGCCTGAACAGGCGCGGGCGGGGCTCGGCGAGCCTGCCGAGGTGCTGCTGATCGCCGTCACCGTGCTGAGCGTGATGGTCGCCGCGGGACTCGGCCAGCGCTGGGCGGCGCGCCGGCTGCTGCGAACCGAACCATCACGCGTGATCGACGAACTCGGCCGCCGCCAGAGCCTCGCCCTGGAACTGCACGACTCCGTCGGCCACGCCCTCAGCGTCGTCCTCGTCCAGGCGATGGCCGCCCAGGCGGCACTGCAACGCACCAGACCCGCGCTCGCCGTACAGTCACTGGAGCACCTGACGGCCACCGCCCGCCACGCCCAGCAGGACCTGGACGTACTGCTGAGCGTGCTCGACGACGGGGGCACCACCGAGACCCCCACCCTGGAGGCCCTGCACACGCTCACCCGCGGCCTCGACGTGCACATGAACGCCGTCGAACACCTCGACAAGATTCCGGCCGCGACCTCGCGCACGGCCTTCGCCCTCGTGCGGGAGGCGCTCACCAACGCCCTGCGTCACGGGCGCGGCCCGGTCACGCTCGACGTCGCCGTCGGCACCGGTCTGGTCCTGACCGTGGACAACGCGGTCGCGGGCAGCCCCGGCGGGCAGGGGCGCGGCCTGACCGGCATGCGCATGCGGGCCCGCCTGGCCGGCGGCACATGCACCTGGGAGGAGGCGGACGGGACGTGGCGCGTTCAGGCGAGGCTGCCGCTGTGA
- a CDS encoding response regulator transcription factor, protein MIRIVLADDEKLIRSGWTTMLSLHDDIAVVGEAGDGREAVEAGTGADVVLMDIRMPRMDGLAATQELARRSPATRVIVVTTFENDQLVWGALRAGAAGYVLKRAPADELVEAIRLVHSRDALLFPDALRRIASPHVGTATPRVPVELTPRELDVLRHITLGQNNAEIAAALHVTKETVKTHVGNVLGKLGARDRTQAAVLAYELGLVFAGAQRPAPLTGDWS, encoded by the coding sequence GTGATCCGCATCGTCCTGGCCGACGACGAGAAGCTGATCCGTTCGGGCTGGACGACCATGCTGTCCCTCCACGACGACATCGCGGTGGTGGGCGAGGCGGGCGACGGCCGCGAAGCCGTCGAGGCCGGCACCGGCGCGGACGTCGTGCTGATGGATATCCGCATGCCCCGCATGGACGGCCTGGCCGCGACCCAGGAGCTCGCCCGCCGCTCCCCGGCGACGCGCGTCATCGTGGTCACCACCTTCGAGAACGACCAGCTGGTGTGGGGCGCCCTGCGCGCCGGCGCCGCGGGCTACGTGCTCAAACGCGCGCCCGCCGACGAACTGGTGGAGGCCATCCGGCTGGTGCACTCACGCGACGCGCTGCTCTTCCCCGACGCGCTGCGCCGCATCGCCTCCCCGCACGTCGGTACGGCCACGCCACGCGTGCCGGTCGAGCTGACCCCTCGCGAGCTGGATGTCCTGCGGCACATCACGCTCGGGCAGAACAACGCGGAAATCGCGGCCGCCCTGCACGTCACCAAGGAGACGGTCAAGACACACGTCGGCAATGTCCTGGGCAAGCTCGGCGCCCGCGACCGCACCCAGGCGGCCGTCCTGGCCTACGAACTCGGCCTCGTCTTCGCCGGTGCCCAAAGGCCGGCCCCTTTGACGGGCGATTGGTCATAG